The following coding sequences are from one Aerococcaceae bacterium DSM 111021 window:
- a CDS encoding transposase, which translates to MKEKTSSVSKHLGREKLIWQQVRTTFQTLEKYLPAIENSLTYTLSNRIIEGTNNKIKNIKRSGYGYLNFNYLRYRILITQNLLVR; encoded by the coding sequence ATAAAAGAAAAAACATCGTCTGTATCGAAGCATCTGGGACGGGAAAAACTCATCTGGCAACAGGTCCGAACGACCTTTCAAACGCTTGAAAAGTACTTACCCGCGATTGAAAATAGTTTGACATACACGTTATCCAATAGGATTATTGAAGGCACCAATAACAAAATCAAGAACATAAAACGCAGCGGGTATGGATATCTGAACTTTAATTACTTACGTTATCGTATTTTGATTACTCAGAACTTACTGGTTAGATAG